A portion of the Candidatus Hydrogenedentota bacterium genome contains these proteins:
- a CDS encoding small multi-drug export protein codes for MKQSQSIQQKGEPSSLFLSTLIALGFFLLLVSLSVWLGAWFFWGAPYGKTWQIIFYASFLGRAATVGVGREFGFSPTFLFLLTSVSEFTVVCLVFPVFVKGYKHLTRIPYIGTTLDNLHTVALNYKPVIAPYGFLGLMIFVLFPFWSTGPLVGSILGYIIGMSVGLTLVAVNSGNIIAIAAWVWFYEYVNKWNSDVATMILVAVLLVALLGVFWGTKRKQSVSTPQGGTPLDKP; via the coding sequence ATGAAACAATCCCAGTCCATTCAACAAAAGGGCGAACCCTCGTCATTATTCTTGTCCACTTTGATAGCACTCGGATTCTTCCTGCTCTTAGTCAGTTTATCTGTGTGGCTTGGCGCATGGTTTTTTTGGGGGGCGCCTTATGGTAAAACGTGGCAAATCATTTTTTACGCAAGCTTTCTGGGCAGAGCAGCCACCGTCGGTGTTGGACGTGAATTCGGTTTCTCGCCCACGTTTTTATTTCTTTTGACGTCGGTGTCTGAATTTACAGTCGTTTGCCTGGTGTTTCCTGTTTTTGTAAAAGGCTATAAACATTTAACGCGTATTCCATACATTGGCACTACGTTGGACAACTTACATACCGTTGCCTTAAATTATAAACCCGTTATAGCCCCCTATGGATTCCTGGGATTGATGATTTTTGTCTTATTTCCTTTTTGGAGTACCGGTCCATTAGTAGGTTCTATTCTCGGATATATTATAGGCATGTCAGTAGGACTTACGCTCGTCGCAGTAAATTCGGGAAATATTATCGCCATCGCCGCTTGGGTCTGGTTTTATGAATACGTGAATAAATGGAATTCTGATGTGGCGACCATGATCCTTGTCGCTGTATTGCTTGTGGCGTTGCTCGGCGTCTTTTGGGGAACTAAGCGTAAGCAAAGTGTTTCCACCCCCCAAGGCGGCACGCCTTTAGATAAACCCTAG
- the uvrC gene encoding excinuclease ABC subunit UvrC codes for MKDKQDNNIISSALKKDADAAPTTPGCYIMRDEAAKIMYIGKAKNLRARIRNYINESDSRYSVKFLMRRVASIEYIRVSSEKEALLLENTLIKAHKPRYNVRLRDDKTYVSLRLDPTENFPRLTVVRRRKKDKARYFGPYHDTRAARETIKRLQKLVPLRVCSNHVLANRTRPCIYYQIKQCHAPCVGLISKEDYAALVQQALLILEGRSGDLQEQLLKEMNTLSDALRFEEAAVVRDRLRDLHTTMEPQRSVVHGRRARDRDVFGYHAEGNYLQLHVLYYRNNAMVGGKSFAFDRIEAPLPELLSSFLLQYYESTPFIPSEILVPIDLEERSILAEIISEQRGAPTTLRVPKQGVLIGLVELASDNARQAFIERKGHEKAIQNTLEEIQQTLHLPVLPNRIECFDISTIQGDTTVAAMVVFERGVPVKSCYRHYMIRSIEGQDDYASMREVIFRRYSKISRQEDLPDLVLIDGGKGQLNVAHTILKDLGFDRLACVSIAEARSGKNNSASFERFFIPGRSNPIIPKQNSSVVRLLSIVRNEAHRFAITYHRKKRSKTRLTSVLTTIPGIGSKRARQLLSAFGSVAEIKKASVEQLAAVPSISRNLAQIIHDALE; via the coding sequence ATGAAAGACAAACAAGACAACAACATTATTTCTTCCGCGCTGAAGAAAGATGCCGATGCAGCGCCCACAACTCCCGGCTGCTACATCATGCGTGATGAGGCAGCCAAAATCATGTACATCGGCAAGGCAAAAAACCTGCGCGCGCGTATCCGCAATTATATCAATGAGAGCGATAGCAGATACAGTGTGAAATTTCTCATGCGCCGCGTCGCCTCTATAGAGTATATACGAGTCTCTTCCGAAAAAGAGGCGCTGCTCCTCGAAAACACCCTCATCAAAGCGCATAAACCACGGTATAATGTTCGCCTACGAGATGATAAAACCTATGTGAGCCTGCGTCTGGATCCTACAGAAAACTTTCCTCGCCTGACCGTAGTGCGCCGCAGAAAAAAAGATAAAGCGCGTTATTTTGGTCCTTATCATGATACACGAGCGGCAAGAGAAACGATAAAACGCCTCCAAAAACTGGTGCCGCTCCGTGTGTGTTCCAACCACGTGCTGGCAAACCGAACACGACCGTGCATCTATTATCAGATAAAACAATGTCACGCTCCCTGCGTAGGATTGATTAGCAAGGAGGATTACGCGGCATTGGTGCAGCAAGCACTACTCATATTAGAAGGCCGCAGCGGCGATCTCCAAGAACAATTATTAAAAGAGATGAACACCCTCTCTGATGCGCTCCGTTTCGAAGAGGCGGCAGTGGTACGGGATCGGCTCCGTGATCTGCATACTACCATGGAACCGCAACGCAGTGTCGTACACGGTCGGCGTGCCCGAGACAGAGATGTCTTTGGCTATCACGCAGAAGGAAACTATTTGCAGCTCCACGTTCTTTATTATCGTAACAACGCCATGGTTGGCGGCAAAAGTTTCGCTTTTGATCGCATTGAAGCGCCTTTACCGGAGCTGCTGAGTTCTTTTTTATTGCAATATTATGAATCTACGCCCTTTATCCCATCTGAAATTCTCGTGCCCATCGACTTGGAAGAACGCAGTATCCTCGCAGAAATCATCAGTGAACAGCGCGGTGCTCCAACCACCTTGCGTGTACCGAAACAAGGCGTCCTTATCGGATTGGTGGAATTAGCGTCGGATAATGCCCGTCAGGCCTTTATTGAACGGAAGGGGCATGAAAAAGCGATTCAAAATACCCTCGAAGAAATTCAACAGACGCTCCATTTACCCGTATTGCCCAATCGGATTGAATGTTTCGATATCTCAACCATCCAAGGCGATACAACCGTGGCGGCCATGGTCGTTTTTGAGCGCGGTGTTCCGGTAAAGAGTTGTTACCGGCATTATATGATTCGCTCCATTGAAGGGCAAGATGATTACGCATCGATGCGAGAAGTAATCTTTAGACGCTATAGTAAAATTTCACGACAGGAAGATCTGCCTGACCTTGTGCTCATTGACGGCGGGAAGGGACAGCTAAATGTTGCCCATACCATTCTTAAGGATCTTGGTTTTGATAGGCTCGCGTGCGTCTCTATTGCCGAGGCGCGCAGCGGGAAAAATAACAGCGCATCCTTTGAACGCTTTTTCATACCGGGTCGAAGCAATCCGATCATACCGAAACAGAATAGCTCGGTCGTTCGGCTTTTGAGTATCGTCAGAAACGAGGCGCATCGTTTCGCCATTACTTATCACCGAAAGAAACGTTCGAAAACAAGACTCACCAGTGTTTTGACTACCATCCCCGGGATAGGCTCAAAACGAGCAAGACAATTGTTGAGTGCCTTCGGCTCGGTCGCTGAAATCAAAAAAGCCTCTGTGGAACAACTCGCCGCTGTTCCTTCGATTAGCAGAAACTTGGCGCAAATAATCCATGACGCCTTAGAATAA
- a CDS encoding tetratricopeptide repeat protein yields the protein MKSRWTQRLFSHSPIIDILLAFLIFCIGGAVGYGHLRSLRTDRSSVTGIELLYGPAAMLVQGKGFISPNVLEYPELRAFLNGEIESLPEDAVPEIVVESPSQVATYHRYLNYSVALFWRLFGISWTSTEPLLALLFAWSSLAIYGLMRLGMRRSIAFVLVFLVILSPAMLGRITELRDFSKAPFILSVLWGLGWAIRHKISSRQLLFLSIVLGVTIGIGCGFRMDLVVFMPLAWAVLSVVALRVDGTGRSRLRPLMSVLLLPLCFLITILPLFTEIEGPTHPNHHLVQGLSTKRQYNLGLLPASYRPLSSGSDCYVFSAIQSHMRRTSGENKSNFSLDTSGADVAGTNWLKSAIGYFPADFLARAYGAVLRNLRYADAYPHTFAMPTKGHAYMYSFHHKLAAHLNRFGLVYAVAVLLILAVHQPLWALGIFFFVLYVLGYIGLQCEYRHAFPLAFFPFWILGFLLNWTLIFTVHLYKRGVPPKGWWIVSGIRAAVFLSLCFILLIAPLMVSRIYQEHKIRPLLNLYRKAETTPVPVRMESKHGWTLFAPENTSARGPADSDLQTLYKILAGFFNPEFRLWHVRTRLMMVELKADACVEWLIQKYDSVINLNDFSQLLPLPYVSEKSHNIRYYFPVYELLMPLVDKEFLLGRNRFQGIALPDDQADAFLGFYEVSPPDELDFLMQVALTDDAGSEKCYQRINGLPDPLLYYQEEMNAVDNPNLFFAAQSFGRKEEACFLARAQLVLSRKPETRILISDLLFREGQTEEALDAAFAINPRTEDEKSRQLRLLEVIGHQYLIEDKISEAEYIYRFIWDQKSEKRSPLRIQLAGAMCAKDPDKAFEQYRFVLEEEPDNEVAVNGMISLLQSSATTEEQLSFWKDLTEQHPQSLYPWLQLGITLERAGLDAAAADAYGKAYPTHKDHPELMLRYKIAQKGIAYFLSDRKELLRILGEHPLLEDVVIFYIDREGRRLLAANEVSKAMDTYQRALDYFPDSERLALGRAKAFSLGNEFEPAMELLKSLINGSMAEETVAWMDQMLSRPDKDALSYWQELGKEFPENKAIHDLILRKQEVQGRAAFESGEYSAALDILKTMDSTEDIGASLPILIALSEIATGAEANDAQKILTQIEARPELKDDAIGWILMVLDQLHDEGRTNAMERLGQVTVALAPEKERGWRLRILAHLEQRETERALALCEEALSNVEDLSEILPLVQRSCDKPERLLQIWQDLDRKRPAHPLIRRYLARAYEANNRYVEAAELYKNLSESENFPRDLVFNQGCALIGAGNWGHGVALVRKSLDASSPYAPVMVEQLMALGEGFLKEEKPSRAELMYSFASAMAPDSSFVLLRLGQTQLAWGKTERAVKSWVQAIRVEADSGAAAQAAHFLFHHLPEEMQLETWLSLTEDGEEESPLPYAYSVLAWVKAGDISEAQRLADKLSAMHPQSSEALWITGVLACLAGNEDLGIDQIRTAAKERPELVDDSARFLADVALQNKDNEGLVQAERLLRTAQKLEPENLSHFMHLGEVLLRAGVIDEAIEQFTRLLMREPESLKTAELLDAAYTAKNDPEARLQGWQAISNVHPTAHLPRQRLEKLEKGPR from the coding sequence GTGAAATCGAGGTGGACACAGCGCCTATTTTCGCATAGCCCTATCATAGACATTCTTTTAGCCTTCTTGATCTTTTGTATAGGCGGCGCTGTCGGCTATGGACATTTACGTTCGCTGCGCACCGATCGTTCCTCTGTGACCGGCATTGAACTGCTCTATGGTCCTGCTGCTATGCTCGTTCAAGGCAAAGGCTTTATTTCACCCAACGTCCTAGAGTACCCGGAGCTGCGCGCCTTCTTAAATGGCGAAATTGAATCCCTTCCCGAAGACGCCGTTCCGGAAATCGTCGTGGAAAGTCCCTCACAAGTAGCCACGTATCATCGCTATTTAAATTATAGTGTGGCACTCTTTTGGCGGCTCTTTGGTATTTCGTGGACCAGTACGGAACCTTTGCTTGCGCTGCTCTTTGCGTGGTCAAGCCTTGCTATTTATGGGTTGATGCGGCTTGGGATGCGCCGCTCCATCGCTTTCGTTCTCGTGTTTTTGGTAATACTTTCTCCGGCAATGTTGGGGCGTATCACAGAATTACGGGATTTCAGCAAGGCTCCTTTTATCCTGAGTGTATTGTGGGGCTTAGGTTGGGCTATCCGACACAAGATCTCCTCGCGCCAATTATTATTTCTCTCCATTGTCTTGGGCGTGACCATCGGTATTGGCTGCGGGTTCAGGATGGATCTCGTTGTTTTCATGCCTTTGGCTTGGGCGGTCTTGAGTGTTGTCGCCTTACGTGTGGACGGGACAGGTAGGTCGCGCTTGCGCCCTTTAATGTCAGTGCTTCTTTTACCTCTTTGTTTTTTGATCACAATCCTACCATTGTTTACAGAAATAGAGGGACCAACCCACCCTAATCACCACTTAGTACAAGGTCTCTCCACGAAACGACAATACAATCTAGGACTGCTTCCTGCATCTTACAGACCCTTGTCCTCAGGCTCAGACTGCTATGTGTTTTCTGCTATCCAATCGCATATGCGCAGAACAAGCGGCGAAAACAAAAGTAATTTTTCCTTAGATACCTCAGGTGCCGATGTGGCAGGAACGAATTGGCTTAAATCGGCTATTGGCTATTTTCCCGCTGATTTTCTTGCCAGAGCTTATGGCGCCGTCTTGAGGAATCTGCGCTATGCCGATGCCTATCCGCACACCTTTGCTATGCCCACGAAAGGGCACGCGTATATGTATTCTTTTCATCATAAGCTGGCGGCTCATTTGAATCGCTTCGGGCTGGTTTACGCAGTGGCTGTTCTCCTCATCTTGGCGGTTCATCAGCCCTTGTGGGCATTGGGCATCTTTTTCTTCGTCCTATACGTATTGGGATATATTGGGCTCCAGTGTGAATACCGACATGCTTTTCCCCTTGCTTTTTTCCCTTTTTGGATCCTTGGTTTTTTGCTCAATTGGACACTGATTTTTACCGTTCATCTCTACAAACGCGGTGTGCCCCCCAAAGGGTGGTGGATTGTTTCCGGTATCCGCGCCGCCGTATTTTTATCTCTATGTTTTATTTTGCTGATCGCGCCGCTCATGGTATCGCGCATCTACCAAGAACACAAGATCAGACCTTTATTGAATCTGTATAGAAAGGCGGAAACGACACCTGTGCCGGTCCGTATGGAAAGTAAACACGGTTGGACTCTATTTGCCCCTGAGAACACTTCGGCAAGAGGTCCCGCGGATTCGGATCTTCAAACCCTTTATAAAATCCTTGCCGGATTTTTCAATCCCGAATTTCGTCTCTGGCATGTGCGGACGCGGCTGATGATGGTCGAATTAAAGGCCGATGCCTGCGTAGAATGGCTCATACAAAAATATGATTCCGTGATAAACCTCAACGACTTTTCGCAACTCTTGCCTTTGCCCTATGTCTCCGAAAAGAGCCATAACATCCGCTACTACTTTCCCGTTTATGAGCTGCTTATGCCGCTCGTTGATAAGGAGTTCTTGCTAGGTAGAAATCGCTTTCAAGGGATCGCATTGCCCGATGATCAAGCAGACGCTTTTCTCGGGTTCTACGAAGTGTCACCGCCTGATGAACTGGATTTTTTGATGCAGGTGGCGCTTACGGACGATGCCGGTTCTGAAAAATGCTATCAACGAATTAACGGATTGCCTGATCCGCTCCTGTATTATCAAGAAGAAATGAACGCCGTGGACAATCCTAATTTGTTTTTTGCAGCACAAAGTTTCGGACGTAAAGAAGAAGCCTGTTTTCTCGCCCGCGCACAATTGGTCTTGAGCCGAAAACCTGAAACACGCATACTCATTAGCGATTTGCTATTTAGAGAGGGGCAGACGGAGGAGGCTTTGGATGCTGCATTCGCTATTAATCCCCGTACCGAGGACGAAAAGAGCCGCCAGTTGAGACTGTTGGAAGTGATTGGCCATCAGTATCTGATTGAAGACAAAATAAGTGAAGCAGAATATATTTATCGCTTTATATGGGATCAGAAATCCGAGAAACGCAGTCCTTTACGCATACAGCTGGCAGGGGCGATGTGCGCGAAAGACCCTGATAAAGCTTTCGAACAATACCGTTTCGTCTTGGAAGAAGAACCGGATAATGAAGTCGCTGTTAACGGTATGATCTCTTTGCTCCAAAGCAGCGCCACGACGGAAGAGCAATTGTCGTTTTGGAAAGATTTGACTGAACAGCACCCCCAATCCCTTTATCCTTGGTTACAGCTTGGGATCACTTTGGAAAGGGCCGGTTTAGATGCCGCCGCCGCTGATGCCTATGGGAAGGCCTATCCCACACACAAAGATCATCCGGAACTGATGCTTCGTTATAAGATTGCCCAAAAAGGAATTGCTTATTTCCTATCGGATAGAAAAGAACTGCTCCGCATCTTGGGCGAGCATCCTCTGCTGGAAGACGTCGTGATATTTTATATTGATCGGGAAGGGCGCCGTTTACTCGCCGCTAATGAGGTGAGCAAAGCCATGGATACGTACCAGCGTGCACTGGATTATTTCCCCGACAGTGAAAGGCTGGCGCTGGGACGGGCGAAGGCTTTTTCTTTGGGAAACGAATTTGAACCGGCTATGGAGCTTTTAAAAAGCTTGATCAATGGCTCTATGGCAGAGGAAACCGTTGCGTGGATGGATCAGATGCTGAGCCGCCCCGATAAAGACGCTCTCTCTTATTGGCAAGAGCTGGGAAAAGAATTTCCTGAGAATAAAGCCATTCACGATTTGATTCTTCGCAAACAAGAGGTCCAAGGGCGGGCTGCTTTTGAATCGGGAGAGTATTCGGCTGCTCTCGACATTCTGAAAACAATGGATTCCACTGAGGACATCGGTGCGAGTCTTCCCATCTTGATAGCTCTATCAGAGATCGCAACGGGAGCAGAAGCCAACGACGCACAAAAGATTTTGACTCAAATTGAGGCACGGCCCGAACTGAAGGATGATGCGATTGGGTGGATCCTCATGGTCTTGGATCAGCTTCACGACGAAGGACGGACGAATGCCATGGAGCGGCTGGGACAAGTGACCGTCGCCCTAGCTCCCGAAAAAGAGCGAGGCTGGCGCCTTCGGATTCTTGCCCATCTTGAACAGCGCGAGACCGAGCGCGCTTTGGCCTTGTGTGAAGAGGCGCTGTCCAACGTGGAAGACTTGAGCGAAATTCTTCCGCTCGTGCAGCGCAGTTGTGATAAACCGGAACGGCTGTTGCAGATATGGCAGGACTTGGATCGTAAACGTCCCGCACATCCGCTCATACGACGTTATCTTGCCCGTGCCTATGAAGCCAATAACCGCTATGTAGAGGCGGCCGAACTATATAAAAACTTGAGCGAATCCGAAAACTTTCCCCGTGATCTTGTTTTTAATCAAGGCTGCGCATTGATCGGAGCGGGGAACTGGGGGCATGGCGTGGCGCTGGTACGGAAGTCTTTGGACGCAAGTTCTCCTTACGCGCCTGTCATGGTTGAACAATTAATGGCGCTGGGTGAAGGCTTTCTCAAAGAAGAAAAACCGTCCAGAGCGGAGTTGATGTATTCCTTTGCCTCTGCGATGGCGCCCGACTCAAGCTTCGTCTTATTGCGTTTAGGTCAGACGCAATTGGCTTGGGGAAAGACGGAACGTGCTGTTAAAAGCTGGGTTCAGGCGATCCGGGTCGAAGCCGATAGTGGCGCCGCCGCACAAGCCGCGCATTTCTTGTTCCACCATCTTCCCGAGGAGATGCAATTGGAGACATGGTTATCTTTAACCGAAGACGGGGAAGAGGAATCACCCTTGCCTTATGCCTATAGCGTATTGGCATGGGTAAAAGCAGGCGATATAAGCGAAGCACAGCGCTTAGCCGACAAGCTGTCCGCAATGCATCCGCAATCGTCGGAAGCCCTTTGGATTACGGGTGTATTGGCTTGCCTTGCGGGAAATGAGGACTTGGGTATTGACCAAATTCGTACGGCGGCAAAAGAACGCCCGGAACTTGTCGACGACAGCGCTCGCTTCCTAGCAGATGTGGCACTTCAAAATAAGGATAACGAAGGGCTCGTACAGGCGGAGCGTTTATTGAGGACAGCGCAAAAGCTGGAACCGGAAAACTTGTCTCATTTCATGCATTTGGGAGAGGTCTTGCTCCGCGCAGGTGTTATTGATGAAGCGATCGAGCAATTCACCCGTCTGCTAATGCGTGAACCGGAATCTCTTAAAACAGCGGAGCTTTTAGATGCCGCCTATACGGCAAAAAATGATCCGGAAGCACGTTTGCAAGGATGGCAGGCAATTAGTAACGTCCATCCCACTGCGCATTTGCCACGACAACGCCTCGAAAAACTCGAGAAAGGGCCGCGGTGA